From the genome of Abyssicoccus albus, one region includes:
- a CDS encoding PolC-type DNA polymerase III, with product MTQNSVSFDKLLDHINFNPEDSIVKQGGHSIEALKIHKVKQLYEFSFVFNSPWAINTLLQFETKLNETFSPFDVALNITYTHMDNEQLVSYVIEALNRVENHHHIKSQVATELIEYKDDKVRINLKDEMMVNIGNDKLIPLLKKELKKLGFSQYNVQFVIEKYERQPSTIDEQPKIKQANENSDIDNIHQYEDEFMPAGSFASDAHMYESIMEEIRQEDENIVQSSIEKQRENKQKAERHEQDSYDECHIGKEIHHEEIVSMANIIEEERKIAVEGMIFDVEIRQLKSNRSLIQLKVTDFSDSILIKMFENNKDQLKHLQALSKGDWIRVSGKVMYDEFIRNLAMTAQSIHSVNKKPKQDTHPDKRIEFHLHSNMSQMDATTSISDYVKRAKEWGHQALTLTDHDNLQSYPEAYSASLDHDIKINFGLEAMLIDDGKTICYKPRHIELKDATYVVFDVETTGLSAKYDKIIELAAVKVHNGEIIDKFERFSDPHEPLSDTTINLTGITDDMVQGAPEIEEVLQDFKEFSEGCIFVAHNAEFDMGFIDSWYVKSGMDKTTHPVIDTLELSRRMNTSMSKHGLNVLAKHYNVELTQHHRAIYDAEATGYILIKMLDELYALNIFYHDKIDQTLQNKEAYKRAFPSHVQIIVQNQTGLKNVFKLISRASTEYFFKTPRIPKRLLNEHREGLLIGSGCKEGEVFTAMMQKSYDEAKEIAAYYDYFEIQPLTMYQPLIDRELVDSKDRIIEILKNIVALGKDMNKIVIATGNVHYLDPTDSKAREILIKSNPGNPIGRQTLPSAHFRTTDEMLDEFYYLDEQTRLNVVINNTHQLNDMIDVVKPIKDKLYTPNFENSDERITKLSYDMAKSIYGDDLPEVITSRLDKELKSIIDNGFSDIYLISRDLVVKSLNDGYLVGSRGSVGSSFVATMTEITEVNPLPPHYVCSECCHHEFFTDGRVSSGFDLPNKKCPKCGTDYTKNGQDIPFETFLGFKGDKVPDIDLNFSGDYQPTAHLYTRELFGEDKVYRAGTIGTVAEKTAFGFVKGYFNDQGVQKRNVEIDRLVAGCTGVRRTTGQHPGGIIVVPEDMDIFDFTPIQYPANDTKSKWMTTHFDFHSIDNNLLKLDILGHDDPTMIRMLQDLSGIDPKTIPTDDEDTMSIFSGPDILGVSEDDILCKTGTLGVPEFGTGFVRQMLEETKPTKFSELVQISGLSHGTDVWLGNAQELIRSGTCDISEVIGCRDDIMVYLMYAGLEPSVAFNIMEKVRKGKGVSEEFEEEMKSHDVPKWYIESCKKIQYMFPKAHAAAYVLMAVRIAYFKVHYPHYYYASYFSVRASDFDLMMMTKPKGQIKQFIQSQYEMFNDLTKKDKDLLTVLELVNEMAHRNITMDIIDIDKSDAKDFIIDGDKLIPPFVAIPGLGDNVAKRIVEERANGPFSSKEDIHKRCGVSNKAIEYMTELGSLNELPDTDQLSIFDL from the coding sequence ATGACACAAAACAGTGTATCTTTTGATAAGTTGTTAGACCATATCAACTTCAACCCTGAAGACTCCATCGTTAAACAAGGTGGCCACTCAATTGAAGCATTGAAAATTCATAAAGTTAAACAACTTTATGAATTTTCTTTTGTATTCAATTCACCGTGGGCTATTAACACGTTACTACAGTTTGAAACAAAATTAAATGAAACATTCTCCCCATTCGATGTTGCATTGAACATTACATATACGCATATGGATAATGAACAGCTAGTTTCTTATGTGATTGAAGCATTAAATAGAGTAGAGAACCACCATCATATTAAATCTCAAGTTGCGACAGAGCTTATTGAATATAAAGACGATAAAGTAAGGATTAACTTAAAAGATGAAATGATGGTTAATATTGGTAATGATAAACTCATCCCTCTATTGAAAAAAGAACTTAAAAAGCTTGGTTTTAGTCAATATAATGTTCAATTTGTCATTGAGAAATACGAGCGTCAGCCAAGCACTATCGATGAGCAGCCTAAAATTAAACAGGCTAATGAAAATTCGGACATTGATAATATTCATCAGTACGAAGATGAATTCATGCCAGCGGGTTCATTCGCAAGTGACGCCCATATGTATGAATCAATTATGGAAGAGATTAGACAAGAAGATGAAAATATAGTGCAATCTTCAATTGAAAAGCAAAGAGAAAACAAACAAAAAGCAGAACGCCATGAACAAGATTCTTATGATGAATGTCATATTGGAAAAGAGATTCATCATGAAGAAATCGTATCAATGGCAAACATTATTGAAGAAGAGAGAAAAATTGCCGTTGAAGGAATGATTTTCGACGTTGAAATTAGACAATTGAAATCTAATCGTAGTTTAATTCAATTGAAAGTGACTGATTTTTCTGATTCGATACTTATTAAAATGTTTGAAAATAATAAAGATCAACTTAAACATCTTCAAGCTTTATCAAAAGGGGATTGGATTCGGGTTTCTGGGAAAGTAATGTATGATGAATTTATTCGTAACTTAGCGATGACAGCTCAATCAATACATTCAGTGAATAAAAAACCAAAACAAGATACTCACCCTGATAAAAGAATTGAGTTTCACTTACATTCTAATATGTCTCAAATGGATGCAACGACCTCGATCAGCGATTATGTAAAGAGAGCAAAAGAGTGGGGTCATCAAGCACTTACATTGACAGATCATGATAATTTACAATCTTATCCAGAAGCATATAGTGCTTCATTGGATCATGATATTAAGATTAACTTTGGCTTAGAAGCGATGTTAATTGATGATGGTAAAACGATTTGTTATAAGCCAAGACATATCGAATTAAAAGATGCAACATATGTTGTTTTTGATGTTGAAACGACTGGATTATCAGCAAAATATGATAAAATTATTGAGCTTGCAGCGGTCAAAGTTCATAATGGTGAAATAATTGATAAATTTGAGCGATTTAGTGATCCACATGAGCCTTTAAGTGATACGACGATTAATTTGACTGGGATTACTGATGATATGGTTCAAGGTGCGCCCGAAATTGAAGAAGTACTTCAAGATTTTAAAGAATTCAGTGAAGGATGTATATTTGTTGCACATAATGCTGAATTCGATATGGGCTTTATAGATAGTTGGTATGTCAAAAGTGGAATGGATAAAACAACACATCCTGTGATTGATACGTTAGAGCTATCAAGACGAATGAATACATCAATGTCTAAGCATGGATTAAATGTCTTAGCAAAACATTATAATGTTGAATTAACACAGCATCACCGTGCGATATATGATGCAGAAGCGACGGGATATATATTGATTAAAATGTTAGATGAGCTTTATGCATTAAATATTTTTTATCATGATAAAATTGATCAAACATTGCAAAATAAAGAGGCATATAAGCGCGCATTTCCATCACATGTCCAAATAATCGTTCAAAATCAAACGGGCTTAAAAAATGTGTTTAAGTTAATATCTAGAGCTTCTACAGAATACTTTTTCAAGACGCCTAGAATTCCAAAGCGGTTATTAAACGAACATCGTGAAGGATTGCTCATTGGATCTGGATGTAAAGAAGGAGAAGTATTCACAGCAATGATGCAAAAATCATATGACGAAGCAAAGGAAATTGCTGCTTATTATGATTATTTCGAAATTCAGCCGCTCACGATGTATCAGCCACTAATAGATCGTGAATTGGTGGACTCTAAAGACCGGATTATTGAAATTTTAAAAAATATCGTTGCATTAGGCAAAGATATGAACAAAATTGTGATTGCAACGGGGAATGTTCATTATTTAGATCCAACAGATTCTAAGGCACGTGAAATATTAATAAAGAGTAATCCGGGCAATCCTATTGGACGTCAAACTTTGCCATCAGCTCACTTTAGAACAACTGATGAGATGCTCGACGAATTTTATTATTTAGATGAACAGACTCGACTTAATGTAGTCATTAATAATACGCATCAGCTTAATGACATGATTGATGTCGTGAAACCAATTAAAGATAAGCTATATACTCCAAATTTTGAAAACTCTGATGAGCGAATTACTAAATTGAGTTATGATATGGCAAAATCAATATACGGAGATGACTTACCTGAAGTCATTACAAGTCGTCTAGATAAAGAATTGAAAAGTATCATCGATAATGGATTTAGCGACATATATTTAATCAGCCGTGACTTAGTTGTTAAATCATTGAATGATGGATATTTGGTTGGGTCACGTGGTTCTGTTGGGTCAAGCTTCGTTGCGACAATGACAGAAATTACAGAAGTCAACCCATTGCCACCACATTATGTATGTAGCGAATGTTGCCATCATGAATTTTTTACCGATGGTCGTGTTTCAAGTGGTTTTGATTTACCGAATAAAAAGTGTCCCAAATGTGGTACAGATTATACTAAGAACGGGCAAGATATTCCTTTTGAAACATTTTTAGGCTTCAAAGGAGATAAGGTACCTGATATTGATTTAAACTTTAGTGGTGATTATCAACCAACAGCTCACTTATACACCCGTGAATTATTTGGAGAAGATAAAGTGTATCGTGCGGGTACAATTGGTACAGTGGCTGAGAAGACTGCATTTGGTTTTGTAAAAGGATATTTCAATGATCAAGGCGTTCAAAAACGTAACGTTGAAATCGATAGACTCGTTGCTGGATGTACCGGAGTAAGAAGAACTACAGGTCAACATCCAGGTGGAATTATAGTTGTACCAGAAGATATGGATATCTTCGATTTCACACCGATACAATATCCAGCAAATGATACGAAATCTAAATGGATGACGACACACTTTGACTTCCATTCAATCGATAATAATTTATTGAAACTCGATATACTGGGTCACGATGATCCGACGATGATTAGAATGCTACAAGATTTATCTGGTATTGATCCTAAGACAATACCAACAGATGATGAAGATACGATGAGCATATTTAGTGGTCCAGATATATTAGGGGTGTCAGAAGACGATATTTTATGCAAAACGGGTACTCTTGGTGTACCTGAGTTTGGAACAGGATTTGTTAGACAAATGCTAGAAGAAACGAAACCGACAAAGTTTAGTGAGCTTGTCCAAATTTCAGGACTATCTCATGGGACTGATGTATGGCTTGGTAACGCTCAAGAACTCATTCGAAGTGGTACGTGTGACATTAGCGAAGTGATCGGTTGTCGTGATGATATTATGGTTTATTTGATGTATGCAGGGTTAGAACCATCGGTAGCATTTAATATTATGGAGAAAGTGCGTAAAGGTAAAGGGGTCAGTGAAGAGTTTGAAGAAGAAATGAAATCACATGACGTACCGAAATGGTACATCGAATCATGTAAAAAAATTCAATATATGTTCCCTAAAGCACACGCTGCTGCATACGTATTAATGGCTGTTCGTATCGCTTATTTCAAAGTACATTACCCTCATTATTATTATGCGAGTTACTTCTCAGTACGTGCGAGTGATTTCGACTTAATGATGATGACAAAGCCGAAAGGACAAATTAAGCAATTTATTCAATCGCAATATGAAATGTTTAATGATTTAACGAAAAAAGATAAAGATCTATTAACTGTATTAGAACTTGTCAATGAAATGGCACATCGCAATATCACGATGGATATCATTGATATCGATAAATCAGATGCAAAAGACTTTATTATAGATGGCGATAAGTTAATACCACCATTTGTTGCAATACCAGGTCTTGGAGACAACGTAGCAAAGCGTATCGTAGAGGAACGTGCAAATGGTCCTTTCTCATCTAAAGAAGACATTCATAAACGCTGTGGTGTATCTAATAAAGCGATAGAATATATGACCGAACTTGGATCGTTAAATGAGCTACCAGATACAGATCAACTCAGCATCTTTGACTTGTAG
- the rimP gene encoding ribosome maturation factor RimP: MSKIVEQVETMIEPHIKSLGFELVDLEYVKEGKDWFLRVFVDKPEKGIDLNDCTMIAESLSELLDQEDPIQEAYYLDVSSPGAERPLKKEKDFEDSVDDIIYVKLYEPIGGEKEYTGILTELSADFLTIQYKDKTRTKSIEIPRNKIAKARKAVIL, encoded by the coding sequence ATGAGTAAAATAGTCGAACAAGTAGAAACAATGATTGAACCACACATTAAGTCGTTAGGGTTTGAACTTGTTGATTTGGAGTATGTTAAAGAAGGAAAAGATTGGTTTCTTAGAGTATTTGTAGATAAGCCCGAGAAAGGTATTGATTTAAATGATTGTACAATGATTGCTGAATCATTGAGTGAATTATTAGATCAAGAAGATCCCATTCAAGAAGCTTATTATCTAGATGTGTCATCACCGGGTGCAGAGCGTCCTCTAAAAAAAGAAAAAGACTTTGAAGATAGTGTAGATGACATTATTTACGTCAAACTATATGAGCCAATCGGTGGAGAGAAAGAATATACAGGTATTTTAACTGAATTATCTGCTGACTTCTTGACAATCCAATATAAGGATAAAACAAGAACGAAATCTATAGAAATACCTCGAAATAAAATTGCTAAAGCAAGAAAAGCTGTTATTTTATAG